The Pseudomonas chlororaphis subsp. piscium genome contains the following window.
CGGCCAGGGCCGCCTGGCCAGCCTGGCCTTCGGTGGTGACGCGGCGCTGGCCAAGGGCGGCAAGCGTCCGGACACCAGCGTCACCATCGTCGCCCTGCAAAGCGCCCCGGTGACTCTCAACGAACTGGGCGAAGGCGAAGTCAGCGTCGACATTCCCGACTTCAACGGCGAGCTGCGCCTGATGGCCCAGGCCTGGACCGACGAGCGCTATGGCATGGCCGAAGGCAAGACGGTGATCGCCGCGCCGCTGATCGCCGAGCTGTCGGCGCCGCGTTTCCTCGCCGGCGGCGACCAGACCACCCTGGCGCTGGACCTGTCCAACCTTTCGGGCAAGGCGCAGAAACTCGATGTGCAACTGAGCGCCGAAGGCCAGCTGGCGCTGGTCAACCAGACCCAGCAGAGCGTGCAGCTGACCCAGGGCCAGCGCACCACGCTGCGTATCCCGGTGCGGGCGCTGGGCGGCTTCGGCCAGGGCAAGGTCAAGGTGCTGGTCAATGGCCTGGATCTTCCCGGCGAGAGCCTGCCGCCGTTCAGCCGCGAATGGACCCTGGGGGTGCGGCCGGCCTATCCGGCGTTGCTCAGGCATTACCGCGCAGTGCTCAAGGATCAGCCGTGGAGCCTGCCGGAAGGCGAGCTGGCGGCGTTCGAGCCGGCCGGGCGGGAAGCGCTGCTGAGCCTGTCGAGCCGGCCGCCGTTGAACCTCGGCGAGCAGATTCGCGCACTCAAGGCCTACCCCTATGGCTGCCTGGAGCAGACCACCAGCGGCCTGTACCCGGCGCTGTACGCCGATGCCGTCAGCCTGAAACGCCTGGGCCTGGAAGGTGAGCCGGATGCCGAGCGCAAGCGCAAGATCGAGCTGGGCATCGAACGCCTGCTGGGCATGCAGCGCTACAACGGCAGCTTCGGCCTGTGGGGCGCGGACGGCGAAGAAGAATACTGGCTGACCGCCTACGTCACCGACTTCCTGCTGCGGGCCCGCGACCAGGGCTTCGCGGTGCCGGCCGAGGCGCTGAAGAAGGCCAACGAACGCCTGCTGCGTTACCTGCAGGAGCGCAACCTGATCGAGGTCAACTACAGCGAAAACGCCGAGCACACGCGCTTTGCCGTGCAGGCCTACGCCGGGCTGGTGCTGGCACGCAGTCAACAGGCGCCGCTGGGCGCGCTGCGCAGTCTGTTCGAACGGCGTACCGATGCCCGCTCCGGCCTGCCGCTGGTGCAACTGGCCATCGCCCTGCAGAAAATGGGCGACCAGCCACGGGCCGAGCAGGCCTTGACCGCGGGCCTCGCGGCCTCGCGCAACAGCAAGGACTGGCTGGCCGACTACGGCAGCCCGCTACGGGACCAGGCACTGATCCTGGCGCTGCTGGAAGAGAACGACCTGGCCCAGGGCAAGCGCGAGGAGCGGCTGTTCGAGCTGTCCGACCAGCTGGCGGCCAGCCCATACCTGTCGACCCAGGAGCGCAACTCGCTGTTCCTCGCCGGTCGTGGCCTGCTGGGCAAGCCGGAAGCCAACTGGACCGCGCAACTGAGCAGCGGCGCCGAAAGCCGCGAGCTGAACAACGGCCAGCCGGGCCTGAAACTGCAAGGCGCGTTGCTGGCGTCGCCGTTGTCGGTGCGCAATCAAGGCAGCGAGCCGGTGTATCAGCAACTGACCATTTCCGGTTATCCACAGCATGCGCCGCTGGCCGGTGGCGAGAACCTGAGCATTCGTCGCGAATACCTGGGGATGAACGGCCAGCCACTGGACCTGCGGGCCCTGGGCAGCGGCGATCTGGTGCTGGTGCACCTGGCGGTCAGCGCCAAGCAACGGGTGCCGGATGCCCTGGTGGTGGACCTGCTGCCGGCCGGCCTGGAACTGGAAAACCAGAACCTGGCACAGAGCGCCGCCAGCCTGGAAAACGCCAGCAGCCAGGTCAAGGAATGGCGTGAATCGATGCAGAACGCCAGCCTCAAGCACCAGGAATTCCGCGATGACCGCTACGTGGCGGCGTTGAACCTGGATGGCTACGACAGCGTCACGCACCTGCTGTACCTGGCACGCGCGGTCACGCCCGGCACCTATCGTGTGCCGCCGCCGCAAGTGGAGTCGATGTACCGGCCGAACTGGCAGGCCGTAGGTGAAACCCTGCCGGAGATGGTGATCAAGGGGCGTTGAGAGGGGGATTGCGGCAGGCTCGCCCCGCTAGGAGCGAGCTTGCTGGCGATCAACTGTCTGGCGGTCAGTGCACCACCCAGCTCAGCAGCCACAACCCCAGCAGCAGCCAGATGATGCCCATGACGATCGAGGCGCGCATGAAGGCGCGGACCGCCGAGTACAGCAGCATCAGCCCGACGATCAGGGTGATGATGCTGATGACCGAAGTGTCCATGCCCAGCGCCCGCGACAGGCCGTCGATAAAGTTGCCACCGGCATTCGTCAGGGCGTTGAACAGACCGCTGAGGCCATCGACGATAAACCGTATGACCGAGCCCAGCGCCTGGCCGAGCCATTCAAAGAAGCTTTCTACCTGCATGCGTGCATCCTGATGAAAAAGTTGGCGTGCTTGCCAGACCTGAGCCTTTGGCCATCAATCGCGCTGGCGAGTTCCGTTCAAGCATAGAGGTTCGCGGGTTTGATTTTTCGATTAGTTGTATCGCGCCTGCGCAGTTTCTGGTGGCGAATATCCGGCCAGGCCAGGTCGCCCGACTTGCCATCGGCGCAACCGGGCGGCCGCCGTGGCTGGCGAATCCTGCGGATCGTGCTGGGCGGTCTGTTGCTGCTGTGGGTCGCGCTCTGGCTGGCCGACCGCATCTGGCCGCTGCCGCTGCCCAAGGATGACCTGGCGCGGGTGGTGCTGGCCGAGGATGGCACGCCACTGTGGCGGTTTGCCGATGCCAATGGCGTCTGGCGTTATCCGGTGCGCACCGACGAAGTCTCGCCCTATTACCTGGACGCGCTGCTGACCTACGAAGACCGCTGGTTCTACAGCCATCCCGGGGTCAACCCGATGGCGCTGGCGCGCGCTGCCTGGCAGAACCTCACCGGCGGGCGGGTGCTGTCCGGCGGCAGCACCCTGTCGATGCAGGTGGCGCGCCTACTCGACCCGCATTCGCGGACCTGGCACGGCAAGTTGCTCCAGCTGTGGCGCACCGCGCAGCTGGAATGGCACCTGAGCAAGCAACAGATCCTCACGCTCTACCTCAACCGCGCGCCGTTCGGCGGCACCCTGCAAGGGGTGGCCGCGGCCAGTTGGGCTTATCTGGGCAAGTCGCCGCAGCACCTGACCCACGCCGAAGCCGCGCTGCTGGCGGTGCTGCCCCAGGCGCCGAGCCGGCTGCGCCCGGACCGGCATGCCGCGCGGGCACAGGCGGCCCGGGACAAGGTGCTGCAACGCCTGGCGCAGTTCCAGGTCTGGCCGCAGTCGGCGGTGGACGAAGCCTCGCAGGAACCCCTGTTGCTGGCGCCGCGCCTGGAGCCGAGCCTGGCGCCCTTGCTCGCGCGTCGGTTGAACCATCCGGACAGCCCGCCGCTGATCCGCACCACCCTGGACGCCAACCTGCAACGGCGCCTGGAGGACCTGCTGCTGGGCTGGCGCGCGCGCCTGCCGGAACACACCTCGGCGGCGATTCTGGTGGTCGAGGCGCAGAGCATGGCCGTGCGGGCCTACCTGGGCTCGGTGGATATCAACGACGCGCGGCGCTTCGGCCATGTGGACATGATCAGCGCCATGCGCTCGCCGGGCTCGACCCTCAAGCCCTTCCTCTATGGCATGGCGCTGGATGCCGGGCTGATCCATTCCGAATCACTGCTGCAAGACGTGCCACGGCGTTATGGCGACTACCGGCCGGGCAACTTCTCCATGGGCTTCAGCGGCGCGGTGTCGGCCAGCACGGCCCTGGCCACCTCGCTGAACCTGCCGGCGGTGCAACTGCTGGAAGCCTACGGGCCGAAACGTTTTGCCGCCGAGATGCGCATCGGCGGCATGCCCCTGACCCTGCCGGCGCTGGCCGAGCCGAACCTGGCGCTGATTCTCGGCGGCGCCGGCAGCCGCCTGGAGGACCTGGTCAGCGGCTACAGCGCCTTCGCCCGTGGCGGCAAGAGCGCCAACATCCGCCTGCAACCGGACGATGAGTTGCGCGAGCGGCCCTTGCTGTCCCCCGGTTCGGCGTGGATCGTGCGGCGCATTCTCAGCGGTCAGGCGCGCCCGGACCGCGACCCGCGGGCCGAGCTGGTGCAGCGCCCGGTGCTGGCCTGGAAGACCGGCACCAGTTACGGCTTTCGCGACGCCTGGGCGATTGGCGTCGGGCCGCGCTACCTGATCGGCATCTGGATCGGCCGCCCGGACGGCACCCCGGTGCCGGGGCAGTTCGGCCTGGCCTCGGCGGCGCCCTTGATGCTGCAAGTGCACGATGTGCTGATCAACCGCGACAGCCAGCGCGGCATCAGCGCGCCGGTGCAGCCGGTGCCGATGAATGTCGGGGTGGCGGCGATCTGTTGGCCACTGGGCCAGCCCATGAGCCGCAGCGATCCGAACTGCCGCCGCCAGCGTTTCGCCTGGACCCTGGACGGCACCACGCCGCCGACCTTGCAGGCGGCGGATCAACCCTTGGGCGTCGGCCTGCTGGAAAAAGTCTGGGTCAATGCCAGGGGCCTGCGGGTCGACGCCAAGTGCCCCGGGGCGCAGGCGCGGGATATCGCGCTGTGGCCGGCGCCGCTGGAGCCCTGGCTGCCACGCATCGAACGGCGTGAAGCGCGCCTGCCGGCCAACGACCCGGAGTGCCCGGGGCCGGCCCTGGCGGCGGCCGCGCCTTTGTCCATCGTCGGCGTGCGCGAGGGCGATCGGCTGCGCCGCCCGGCGGCCAGCCAGGAACTGCTGCGGCTCAAGCTGTCGGCCCTGGGCGGCAGCGGCCGGCGCTGGTGGTTCGTCAACGGCGAGCCGCTGGGCGAGAGTGCCAACCAGGACAGCATCAACGCCAGCTTCGAACGCTTGGGGCCCTATCAACTGAGCGTGCTGGACGAAGGCGGGCAGACGGCGCGGGTCGAGTTCAGCGTTATCGATTGAGGGGAGGGTGCGGGCCTTGCCTTCATTCGCCATCCCCCCGAAGCTATACGCCTTCAGGAGACCCCGATGAACCTAGACGAACTGACCCAACGCCTGCACGCCATTCGCGACCGCAATGACTGGCGGCAATTTCACAGCCCGAAGAACCTCGCCATGGCCGCCAGTGTGGAGATGGCCGAGCTGGTGGAAATCTTCCAGTGGCTGAGCGAAGACCAGTCGCGGCAACTGCCGGCCGACAAGCTGGCCCACGCCGGCCAGGAGGTCGGTGACATCGTGCTGTACCTGTTGCTGCTGTGCAGTGAACTGGGGCTGGACCTGGAGCAGGTGGTGCGCAGCAAGCTGGCCGACAGCGAACGGCGGTTCAGCTGATGAGCGACCGTCATTTCGACCAGCTGGCGACCCGTTTCGCGGAAAAGATCTACGGCGGCGCCAAGGGCGCGATCCGCCTGGCGGTGCTCCAGGCCGACCTGGCCGAAGCCTTGCCGGACCGGCCGCTGCGGGTGCTGGATATCGGCGCCGGGCTGGGGCACATGTCGTTGTGGCTGGCCCAGCGTGGCCATCAGGTGACCCTGGCCGAACCGGCCGAACCGATGCTCGAAGGCGCCCGCCAGCGCTTCGCCGAGGCCGGCCAGCAGGCGACCTTTATCCAGGCGCCCTGGCAAGACCTGCTGGGCCAGCTCACCGAGCCCTATGACCTGGTGCTGTGCCATGCGGTGCTGGAATGGCTGGCCGAGCCCCACGCGATCCTGCCGGTGCTGCATCAACTGAC
Protein-coding sequences here:
- the pbpC gene encoding peptidoglycan glycosyltransferase PbpC (penicillin-binding protein 1C), whose protein sequence is MPSAQPGGRRGWRILRIVLGGLLLLWVALWLADRIWPLPLPKDDLARVVLAEDGTPLWRFADANGVWRYPVRTDEVSPYYLDALLTYEDRWFYSHPGVNPMALARAAWQNLTGGRVLSGGSTLSMQVARLLDPHSRTWHGKLLQLWRTAQLEWHLSKQQILTLYLNRAPFGGTLQGVAAASWAYLGKSPQHLTHAEAALLAVLPQAPSRLRPDRHAARAQAARDKVLQRLAQFQVWPQSAVDEASQEPLLLAPRLEPSLAPLLARRLNHPDSPPLIRTTLDANLQRRLEDLLLGWRARLPEHTSAAILVVEAQSMAVRAYLGSVDINDARRFGHVDMISAMRSPGSTLKPFLYGMALDAGLIHSESLLQDVPRRYGDYRPGNFSMGFSGAVSASTALATSLNLPAVQLLEAYGPKRFAAEMRIGGMPLTLPALAEPNLALILGGAGSRLEDLVSGYSAFARGGKSANIRLQPDDELRERPLLSPGSAWIVRRILSGQARPDRDPRAELVQRPVLAWKTGTSYGFRDAWAIGVGPRYLIGIWIGRPDGTPVPGQFGLASAAPLMLQVHDVLINRDSQRGISAPVQPVPMNVGVAAICWPLGQPMSRSDPNCRRQRFAWTLDGTTPPTLQAADQPLGVGLLEKVWVNARGLRVDAKCPGAQARDIALWPAPLEPWLPRIERREARLPANDPECPGPALAAAAPLSIVGVREGDRLRRPAASQELLRLKLSALGGSGRRWWFVNGEPLGESANQDSINASFERLGPYQLSVLDEGGQTARVEFSVID
- a CDS encoding MazG-like family protein — encoded protein: MNLDELTQRLHAIRDRNDWRQFHSPKNLAMAASVEMAELVEIFQWLSEDQSRQLPADKLAHAGQEVGDIVLYLLLLCSELGLDLEQVVRSKLADSERRFS
- a CDS encoding methyltransferase, translating into MSDRHFDQLATRFAEKIYGGAKGAIRLAVLQADLAEALPDRPLRVLDIGAGLGHMSLWLAQRGHQVTLAEPAEPMLEGARQRFAEAGQQATFIQAPWQDLLGQLTEPYDLVLCHAVLEWLAEPHAILPVLHQLTTQDGWLSLAFYNRDALIYRNLLKGHFRKMRKNDMAGEKQSLTPQQPLDPRELAAQLDGLWQVETQSGVRVFHDYMPVEFQARAELLDLLEMELAHRRHPSFAGLGRYLHWICRPV